One Micromonospora sp. FIMYZ51 genomic window carries:
- a CDS encoding STAS domain-containing protein: MERVPILKIGDILLVSIQVDMSDQTAVALQEDLAERIVATGCHGVIIDITALDIVDSFVGRMLSTIASISRVLDAETVVVGMRPAVAITLVELGLSLNGIRTALNVERGMELIAAERADDDEDEFDDGPDPEPRASP; this comes from the coding sequence ATGGAGCGGGTGCCGATCCTCAAGATCGGCGACATCCTGCTGGTCTCCATCCAGGTCGACATGTCGGACCAGACGGCCGTCGCGCTCCAGGAGGACCTGGCCGAGCGGATCGTGGCCACCGGCTGCCACGGCGTGATCATCGACATCACCGCGCTGGACATCGTCGACTCCTTCGTCGGGCGGATGCTCTCCACCATCGCCTCGATCTCCCGGGTGCTGGACGCGGAGACGGTGGTCGTCGGGATGCGGCCGGCGGTCGCCATCACGCTTGTCGAGTTGGGCCTCTCGCTCAACGGCATCCGTACCGCGCTGAACGTCGAGCGGGGCATGGAACTGATCGCGGCCGAGCGCGCCGACGATGACGAGGACGAGTTCGACGACGGACCGGATCCCGAGCCGAGGGCGTCGCCGTGA
- a CDS encoding FCD domain-containing protein: MPPPIDSAAVPPRGQRIRETIAQLRQRIMAGEWPVGSRIPTEPQLVEALGVGRNTVREAVRALAHAGVLECRQGSGTYVVSTDELAPVVARRLSEDRTAEVVEVRHAFEVAAARLAARRRTDEDLAALDEALAAREAAWRGGRVAEFVAADAALHSAVVAAAHNSMLAELYASIGAAVRSTVAEAMGDALTPERHVDHARLVAAIRAGDAERAAREAGAFLESAPEA; the protein is encoded by the coding sequence GTGCCACCGCCGATTGATTCCGCTGCCGTCCCGCCCCGGGGTCAACGGATACGAGAGACGATCGCGCAGCTGCGGCAGCGGATCATGGCTGGTGAATGGCCCGTGGGCAGCCGGATCCCGACCGAGCCGCAACTGGTCGAGGCGCTCGGCGTCGGACGCAACACGGTGCGCGAGGCGGTACGGGCCCTCGCGCACGCTGGTGTGCTGGAGTGCCGGCAGGGCTCCGGCACCTACGTCGTCTCCACCGACGAGTTGGCCCCGGTGGTGGCCCGCCGGCTCAGCGAGGACCGGACGGCCGAGGTGGTCGAGGTGCGCCACGCCTTCGAGGTGGCGGCGGCACGGCTGGCCGCGCGGCGGCGTACGGATGAGGATCTGGCGGCGCTCGACGAGGCGCTCGCCGCCCGCGAGGCGGCCTGGCGCGGCGGCCGGGTCGCCGAGTTCGTGGCCGCCGACGCGGCACTGCACAGCGCGGTGGTCGCGGCGGCACACAACAGCATGCTCGCCGAGCTGTACGCCTCGATCGGCGCCGCGGTCCGCAGCACCGTCGCCGAGGCGATGGGCGACGCGCTGACCCCGGAGCGGCACGTCGACCACGCTCGGCTGGTGGCGGCGATCCGGGCCGGCGATGCCGAGCGGGCCGCCCGGGAGGCCGGCGCTTTTCTGGAGTCCGCGCCCGAGGCATAG
- a CDS encoding sensor histidine kinase: MRTAPLLQMPLRVERDIFVLRQRGREVAAVVGLEHQDQVRLATALSEVARDLLLSVGGADVVFAVTSTPDGQRHLWIDLAPVSPLPGGRYEPQSGAVARLVDMLDVVTVERDTVVRMSRRVPVTAQAFTSERLAELRAQLGSSSPGTVEEELATQNSQLIAALDEVRTQRDELARLNEELEQTNRGVLALYHQLTDELEETNRGVVALYAELDEKSAQLRSASESKTRFLANVSHELRAPVTAIIGLARLLGDSASDPLTEEQERQVDLIRSSASDLLALVNELLDLAKAESGRIEPEWAEVDLRIVFGQLRGTLRALRTGPEVELVVEDPDPPATLRTDEVLLAQVLRNLLHNGLKFTTKGEVRLRAERSADHWRLSVSDTGPGLPKDLHERVFEEFYQVPGPTRVGGTGLGLPYARRLVTLLGGTLDLASEPGRGSTFTVSLPADGT, from the coding sequence ATGAGGACGGCACCGCTGCTACAGATGCCGCTGCGGGTGGAGCGCGACATCTTCGTGCTCCGACAGCGCGGCCGGGAAGTCGCCGCCGTGGTCGGGTTGGAGCACCAGGACCAGGTCCGGCTCGCCACCGCACTGAGCGAGGTCGCCCGGGACCTGCTGCTCAGCGTCGGCGGCGCGGATGTCGTGTTCGCCGTCACCAGCACTCCGGACGGTCAGCGTCACCTGTGGATCGACCTCGCCCCGGTCAGCCCACTGCCCGGCGGACGGTACGAGCCGCAATCCGGTGCGGTGGCGCGCCTGGTGGACATGTTGGACGTGGTGACGGTCGAGAGGGATACGGTCGTGAGGATGTCGCGACGTGTTCCGGTCACCGCCCAGGCGTTCACCTCCGAACGCCTGGCGGAGCTGCGCGCCCAGCTCGGCAGCAGCTCACCGGGCACCGTCGAGGAGGAACTCGCCACCCAGAACTCCCAACTCATCGCCGCCCTGGACGAGGTACGCACCCAGCGTGACGAACTGGCCCGGCTCAACGAGGAGCTGGAGCAGACCAATCGTGGCGTGCTGGCGCTCTACCACCAGCTCACCGACGAGCTGGAGGAAACCAACCGGGGCGTGGTGGCCCTCTACGCCGAGCTGGACGAGAAGTCGGCACAGCTACGCTCGGCGAGCGAGTCGAAGACGCGGTTCCTGGCGAACGTCAGCCACGAGCTGCGGGCACCGGTCACCGCGATCATCGGACTGGCCCGGCTGCTTGGCGACTCCGCGTCCGACCCGCTCACCGAAGAGCAGGAGCGTCAGGTCGACCTGATCCGCTCCTCGGCCTCGGACCTGCTCGCCCTGGTCAACGAGCTGCTCGACCTGGCCAAGGCGGAATCGGGCCGGATCGAACCGGAGTGGGCCGAGGTGGACCTGCGGATCGTCTTCGGCCAGCTGCGCGGCACGCTCCGGGCACTGCGTACCGGCCCGGAGGTCGAGCTGGTGGTGGAGGATCCCGACCCGCCGGCCACGTTACGCACCGACGAGGTGCTCCTCGCCCAGGTACTGCGAAATCTGCTGCACAACGGCCTGAAGTTCACCACCAAGGGAGAGGTCCGGCTGCGCGCCGAACGCAGCGCGGACCATTGGCGGCTCTCGGTGTCGGACACCGGCCCGGGCCTCCCGAAGGACCTGCACGAGCGGGTGTTCGAGGAGTTCTACCAGGTGCCGGGCCCGACCCGGGTCGGCGGCACCGGCCTCGGCCTGCCGTACGCCCGGCGACTGGTGACCCTGCTCGGCGGCACCCTCGACCTGGCCAGCGAGCCCGGCCGGGGCAGCACCTTCACCGTCTCGCTGCCCGCAGACGGGACGTGA
- a CDS encoding STAS domain-containing protein: protein MALSADESGRLADLLSGHVDQITKRWAEVVAAQLRGRLSQAELIRQVQELHRALLDALGKGAADLTVEEASELRAVLAELSRGQARQGFSATETASGVFALKDALLAVMETAENGSLRDYVAFSALVDQMGLFTFETYVRTRESLIADQAEQLLELSTPVVKLWEGVVAVPLVGTLDSARAQVVMERLLQTLVDTGSPYAIIDITGVPAVDTQVAQHILKTVVAARLMGADCIISGIRPQIAQTIVALGIEFGDIATKASLADALRHVLRLNGVETSRRSSRREA from the coding sequence ATGGCGCTGAGCGCTGACGAGAGCGGCCGACTGGCCGATCTGCTGTCCGGGCATGTCGACCAGATCACGAAGCGGTGGGCCGAGGTGGTTGCCGCTCAGCTACGCGGCCGGCTCAGCCAGGCCGAACTGATCCGGCAGGTGCAGGAACTGCATCGCGCCCTGCTCGACGCGCTCGGCAAGGGCGCAGCCGATCTGACCGTTGAGGAGGCCAGCGAGCTGCGGGCGGTGCTCGCCGAGCTGTCCCGGGGGCAGGCGCGGCAGGGTTTCTCCGCCACCGAGACCGCCAGCGGCGTGTTCGCGCTCAAGGACGCCCTGCTTGCCGTGATGGAGACCGCCGAGAACGGCTCCCTGCGGGACTATGTCGCCTTCTCCGCGCTGGTCGACCAGATGGGCCTGTTCACCTTCGAGACCTACGTGCGGACCCGGGAGAGCCTGATCGCCGACCAGGCCGAGCAGCTGCTGGAGCTCTCCACCCCGGTGGTCAAGCTCTGGGAGGGTGTGGTGGCGGTGCCGCTGGTCGGCACCCTCGACTCGGCTCGCGCCCAGGTGGTGATGGAGCGGCTGCTGCAGACCCTGGTCGACACCGGCTCGCCGTACGCGATCATCGACATCACCGGCGTACCGGCGGTGGACACCCAGGTCGCCCAGCACATCCTGAAGACGGTGGTGGCCGCCCGGCTGATGGGTGCCGACTGCATCATCTCCGGCATCCGGCCGCAGATCGCCCAGACCATCGTCGCGCTCGGCATCGAGTTCGGTGACATCGCGACAAAGGCCAGCCTCGCGGATGCGTTGCGCCACGTGCTCCGGCTCAACGGGGTCGAGACCAGCCGCCGCTCGTCACGCCGGGAGGCGTGA
- a CDS encoding SpoIIE family protein phosphatase — protein MVPVTAEPVSDRGAWFRLETGNTGSGVRRAAERLGDRLGLPAGRIADLAIVAAELTSNLIKHADEGMLLLRPVRRELDAGVELVAIDAGPGMADLTDSARDGHSTTGTLGIGLGAILRQASWFDAYSRPGRGTVIAVRVFAAEDTERPWVGGLTRPLTGESVSGDGQAWRIVDDRRQVLVSDGLGHGPLAAAASDAALAAFRGAPAAGPAEVVRHLHKSLSHTRGAALAVAEPDPAAGVLRYAGLGNIGGNVVSGDGRRRGLVSLPGIAGHQRPAIREYDYPFEPGSLLVMHTDGVVDRWQLTDYPGLAGRSPLVVAATLLRDAGVRRDDAGVLVARSWS, from the coding sequence GTGGTCCCGGTGACCGCCGAGCCGGTCTCCGACCGGGGCGCGTGGTTCCGGTTGGAGACCGGCAACACCGGCAGCGGGGTACGCCGGGCAGCCGAGCGCCTGGGTGACCGGCTGGGGCTGCCGGCCGGCCGGATCGCCGATCTGGCCATCGTCGCCGCCGAGCTGACCAGCAATCTGATCAAGCATGCCGACGAGGGCATGCTGCTGCTCCGCCCGGTGCGTCGCGAACTGGATGCCGGTGTCGAGCTGGTCGCGATCGACGCCGGACCGGGCATGGCCGATCTCACCGATTCGGCCCGCGACGGCCACTCCACCACCGGCACCCTCGGTATCGGGCTGGGGGCGATCCTCCGCCAGGCGAGCTGGTTCGACGCGTACTCCCGGCCGGGCCGGGGCACGGTCATCGCCGTGCGGGTCTTCGCCGCCGAGGACACCGAGCGTCCCTGGGTCGGTGGGCTCACCCGGCCGCTGACCGGGGAGTCGGTGAGCGGAGACGGTCAGGCCTGGCGGATCGTCGACGACCGCCGGCAGGTGCTGGTAAGCGACGGCCTCGGGCACGGGCCGCTGGCCGCCGCCGCCAGCGATGCCGCGCTCGCCGCCTTCCGGGGTGCACCGGCCGCCGGCCCGGCCGAGGTGGTCCGACACCTGCACAAGTCGTTGTCCCACACCCGGGGCGCCGCGCTCGCCGTGGCCGAGCCGGATCCGGCGGCCGGGGTGCTGCGCTACGCGGGGCTGGGCAACATCGGCGGCAACGTGGTCAGCGGGGACGGCCGGCGGCGGGGCCTGGTGTCGCTGCCCGGCATCGCGGGCCATCAGCGTCCCGCGATCCGGGAGTACGACTACCCGTTCGAACCCGGCAGCCTGCTGGTCATGCACACCGACGGCGTGGTCGACCGCTGGCAGCTCACCGACTACCCCGGTCTGGCCGGCCGGTCGCCGCTGGTGGTGGCGGCCACGCTGCTTCGCGACGCCGGTGTCCGGCGCGACGACGCCGGGGTGTTGGTGGCGAGGTCCTGGTCATGA
- a CDS encoding anti-sigma regulatory factor, translated as MTSGVDLGRPQTQTVGSDEDVVRVRQLVRTVAVAAKLSLVDQTKVVTAASELARNTLVYGGGGTVEVSAVDNGRRHGIQILFADSGPGIADLDLALTDGYTTGGGLGLGLSGARRLVDEFDIQTVPGQGTRITIVKWSR; from the coding sequence GTGACCAGCGGGGTGGACCTGGGCCGCCCGCAGACGCAGACGGTGGGCAGCGACGAGGACGTGGTACGCGTCCGGCAACTGGTCCGTACGGTGGCGGTGGCGGCCAAGCTCTCCCTGGTCGACCAGACCAAAGTGGTCACCGCAGCCAGCGAACTGGCCCGGAACACCCTGGTCTACGGCGGTGGTGGCACCGTCGAGGTGAGCGCCGTCGACAACGGCCGCCGGCACGGCATCCAGATCCTCTTCGCCGACTCCGGTCCCGGCATCGCCGACCTGGACCTCGCCCTGACCGACGGTTACACCACCGGCGGTGGCCTCGGTCTCGGCCTCAGCGGCGCGCGGCGGCTGGTGGACGAGTTCGACATCCAGACCGTGCCGGGCCAGGGCACCCGGATCACGATCGTCAAGTGGTCCCGGTGA
- a CDS encoding SpoIIE family protein phosphatase: MEGAATVLVVDDSRTKRYLLVNWLARAGFTVLEAETGGEALSRVGSDPIDLVVLDVRLPDLSGFEVCERIKSTHPALPVIHVSAHAVDVGDRTQGLTRGADAYLTEPIEPEELVATAHAVLRYYQARQRAELLAERLTGLADTTVAVHAAPNFARLLERAASGAAEIFKSPAAVVAETFDGHCLAGVCAGPGAAASVVSWSVDDGAVPTGATVRVQAPTEWALVDWPADDTVTVAAARLRDDRAPLYVVVPTATQTAGRPVLRQLAQAVASAVEAQRSFDEEHRIAVTLQRSLLPRRIPEIAGLDLAVRYEPASMQTEVGGDFYELVMLDGHLLLAIGDVAGHSLHAATVMAELRHALRAYAVEGHQPGEILHRVNELMRTLLPNELATTCVLLLEPATGKVRLASAGHLPPLISLDGKTEFVQHPAPLLGVRAPRPADLEFVLPAGATIVFYTDGLIERRDSSIDEGLKALAASAAQVDANLDRFCERLLVELAPAEIQDDVAVVALRRH, encoded by the coding sequence GTGGAGGGCGCGGCAACCGTGCTGGTGGTCGACGACAGTCGGACCAAGCGCTACCTCCTGGTGAACTGGCTGGCCCGGGCCGGATTCACCGTGCTGGAGGCGGAGACCGGAGGCGAGGCGCTGAGTCGGGTCGGCAGCGATCCGATCGACCTGGTGGTGCTCGACGTCCGGTTGCCGGACCTGAGCGGCTTCGAGGTGTGTGAACGGATCAAGTCGACGCATCCCGCGTTGCCGGTGATCCACGTGTCCGCGCACGCGGTCGACGTAGGAGATCGGACGCAGGGGCTCACCCGGGGCGCGGACGCGTACCTCACCGAGCCGATCGAGCCGGAGGAACTGGTCGCCACCGCACACGCGGTGCTGCGCTACTACCAGGCCCGCCAGCGCGCCGAGTTGCTCGCCGAGCGGCTCACCGGGCTGGCGGACACCACAGTGGCGGTGCACGCCGCGCCGAACTTCGCCCGGCTGCTCGAACGGGCGGCCAGCGGCGCCGCGGAGATCTTCAAGAGTCCCGCGGCGGTGGTCGCGGAGACGTTCGACGGGCACTGCCTGGCCGGGGTCTGCGCCGGTCCGGGCGCGGCGGCCAGCGTCGTGTCGTGGTCCGTCGACGACGGCGCAGTGCCGACCGGGGCCACGGTGCGGGTGCAGGCGCCGACCGAGTGGGCACTTGTCGACTGGCCGGCCGACGACACGGTCACGGTGGCCGCCGCCCGGCTACGGGACGATCGGGCCCCGCTCTACGTGGTGGTGCCCACTGCCACCCAGACCGCCGGCAGGCCGGTGCTGCGACAGTTGGCGCAGGCGGTGGCCTCGGCGGTGGAGGCACAGCGCTCCTTCGACGAGGAACACCGGATCGCCGTGACGCTACAGCGCAGCCTGTTGCCGCGCCGCATCCCGGAGATCGCCGGGCTCGACCTCGCGGTGCGTTACGAGCCGGCCAGCATGCAGACCGAGGTGGGCGGCGACTTCTACGAACTGGTGATGCTCGACGGCCACCTGCTGCTGGCGATCGGTGACGTGGCGGGCCACTCCCTGCACGCCGCCACGGTCATGGCCGAACTGCGGCACGCGCTGCGGGCGTACGCGGTCGAAGGCCACCAGCCGGGCGAGATCCTGCACCGGGTCAACGAGCTGATGCGTACGCTGCTCCCCAACGAGTTGGCGACCACCTGCGTACTGCTGCTGGAACCGGCGACCGGAAAGGTCCGGCTGGCCAGCGCCGGCCACCTGCCCCCGTTGATCAGCCTGGACGGCAAGACCGAGTTCGTCCAGCACCCCGCCCCGCTGCTCGGGGTGCGTGCGCCGCGCCCGGCCGACCTGGAGTTCGTGCTGCCCGCCGGGGCGACGATCGTCTTCTACACCGACGGCTTGATCGAACGGCGGGACAGCAGCATCGACGAGGGCCTGAAGGCGCTTGCGGCGTCCGCCGCGCAGGTCGACGCGAACCTCGACCGGTTCTGCGAGCGGCTCCTCGTCGAGCTGGCTCCCGCCGAGATCCAGGACGACGTCGCCGTGGTCGCCCTCCGCCGCCACTGA
- a CDS encoding MFS transporter, whose protein sequence is MPPSPAGTSASPTTTVGGPSPAVTPAATDEPGPVAPDPAAALGTTVRSGTSGATGGLLVLAGMLLVALNLRAAVTSLGALLDEVRVGLALSGTMAGFITTLPTIAFAGLGAATPWLVRRFSPARLLVFGMLALATGQLLRAVTGSAVVFLLTSALALAGIAVANILLPMLVKQHFPHRTGLVTGAYTMALTVGTTVAAAAAVPVAHAFGSWRAGLGVWAGLAAVAVLPWLPAALRSRAAARRATRGAATGARLVIRPGRTRLGWAMAVYFGAQSLSGYAIMGWLAQLFRDAGFRPQDAGLLLAGVTALGVPIALLMPALAGRLGTLRPLIFALTAASSLAYLGLAFAPRDGAVLWVVLLAFGQGAFPLILTTIGLRARTADGTVALSAFAQSTGYVIAALGPLLVGVLYETTGGWLAPVGFLLVALAVQTGAGMLIARPRYIEDER, encoded by the coding sequence ATGCCCCCGTCACCCGCCGGCACCTCCGCGTCCCCGACAACCACCGTCGGCGGGCCGTCACCCGCGGTGACCCCGGCCGCCACCGACGAACCCGGACCGGTCGCGCCCGACCCGGCCGCCGCCCTCGGCACGACGGTCCGGAGCGGCACCTCCGGTGCCACCGGCGGGCTGTTGGTGCTGGCCGGGATGCTGCTGGTGGCGCTGAACCTGCGCGCCGCCGTGACCAGCCTCGGCGCGCTGCTCGACGAGGTGCGCGTCGGGCTCGCGCTCTCCGGCACGATGGCCGGCTTCATCACCACCCTGCCCACAATCGCCTTCGCCGGGCTCGGGGCGGCCACCCCGTGGCTGGTCCGCCGGTTCTCCCCGGCCCGGCTGCTGGTGTTCGGGATGCTCGCCCTCGCCACCGGTCAGTTGCTGCGGGCGGTCACCGGCTCAGCCGTGGTGTTCCTGCTCACCAGCGCGCTCGCGCTGGCCGGCATCGCGGTGGCGAACATCCTGCTGCCGATGCTGGTCAAGCAGCACTTCCCGCACCGCACCGGGCTGGTCACCGGGGCGTACACGATGGCGTTGACGGTGGGTACGACGGTGGCTGCCGCCGCCGCGGTGCCGGTGGCGCACGCCTTCGGTTCGTGGCGGGCGGGGTTGGGCGTCTGGGCGGGGCTGGCGGCGGTGGCCGTACTCCCGTGGCTGCCGGCGGCGCTGCGCAGCCGGGCTGCGGCCCGGCGGGCTACCCGGGGTGCGGCGACCGGGGCCCGCCTGGTGATCCGACCGGGGCGCACCCGGCTCGGCTGGGCGATGGCGGTGTACTTCGGGGCGCAGTCGCTCAGCGGGTACGCGATCATGGGCTGGCTGGCCCAGTTGTTCCGGGACGCGGGTTTCCGCCCGCAGGACGCCGGGCTGCTGCTCGCCGGAGTCACCGCGCTCGGGGTGCCGATCGCGCTGCTGATGCCGGCGCTGGCCGGCCGGTTGGGCACCCTGCGTCCGCTGATCTTCGCGTTGACCGCGGCCTCCAGCCTGGCGTACCTGGGGCTGGCGTTCGCGCCGCGCGACGGCGCGGTGCTCTGGGTGGTGCTGCTGGCGTTCGGTCAGGGTGCGTTCCCGCTCATCCTGACCACCATCGGGCTGCGCGCCCGCACCGCCGACGGAACGGTGGCGCTGTCGGCCTTCGCGCAGAGCACCGGGTACGTCATCGCGGCGTTGGGGCCGCTGCTGGTCGGGGTCCTCTACGAGACCACCGGCGGATGGCTGGCACCGGTCGGCTTCCTGCTGGTCGCCCTCGCGGTGCAGACCGGTGCGGGCATGCTGATCGCCCGCCCCCGGTACATCGAGGACGAGCGCTGA
- the mscL gene encoding large conductance mechanosensitive channel protein MscL, which translates to MLKGFKDFIMRGNVVDLAVGIVIGAAFTGLVTSFTSSFLQPIINLIGQGPAGDGAQFSLGTNNPVTWGAFLNALITFLLTAAALYFLVVYPMNKLAERRRRGEEPPPAAPSEEIKLLTEIRDALVAAGRTTPGQQRGALDEVLGRREEPPTQR; encoded by the coding sequence ATGCTCAAGGGCTTCAAAGACTTCATCATGCGCGGCAACGTCGTCGACCTGGCGGTCGGCATCGTCATCGGTGCCGCCTTCACCGGCCTGGTCACCTCCTTCACCAGCTCGTTCCTTCAGCCGATCATCAACCTGATCGGTCAGGGCCCCGCCGGTGACGGAGCCCAGTTCTCGCTGGGGACCAACAACCCGGTCACCTGGGGAGCGTTCCTCAACGCGCTGATCACGTTCCTGCTCACCGCCGCCGCGCTCTACTTCCTGGTGGTGTACCCGATGAACAAGCTCGCCGAGCGGCGTCGGCGGGGTGAGGAGCCGCCGCCGGCCGCGCCGAGCGAGGAGATCAAACTGCTCACCGAGATCCGGGACGCGCTCGTCGCCGCCGGCCGGACCACCCCCGGGCAGCAGCGCGGCGCGCTGGACGAGGTGCTCGGCCGCCGGGAGGAACCGCCCACCCAGCGCTGA
- a CDS encoding STAS domain-containing protein, with protein MSLTVHTEQHGDVVVVSVAGELDMATAPQLQDQITDLLDKGRSRLVFDLSDVSFCDSTGLSVFVRAKNSCDEAGGVVRLAAPQRGVLRILEVSGLVEVLHTYPTVEQAVAGDTTPASP; from the coding sequence ATGTCCTTGACGGTGCACACGGAACAGCACGGTGACGTCGTCGTCGTGTCGGTCGCGGGCGAACTGGACATGGCCACCGCACCGCAGTTGCAGGACCAGATCACCGACCTGCTCGACAAGGGGCGCAGTCGCCTTGTCTTCGACCTGTCGGACGTCTCGTTCTGCGACTCCACCGGGCTGTCGGTGTTCGTCCGTGCCAAGAACAGCTGCGACGAGGCCGGCGGCGTGGTGCGCTTGGCCGCCCCGCAGCGTGGAGTGCTGCGCATTCTGGAGGTGAGCGGTCTGGTCGAGGTGTTGCACACGTATCCGACCGTCGAGCAGGCGGTCGCTGGCGACACGACGCCCGCCTCGCCCTGA